The stretch of DNA CAGCAGATATCTGGAATATGCGTGCTCCTTCCATAGTATCGTCAGCCAGCTCAGCACTGGTCAGATACCAGAAACGCATCAGAATAATGACAAACTTTCGCCCTGGAAGTTGAGGGTGACAGAAATTATTATTACTCTTATACATCTGGACATCAGATTCATGTTATTATGTatttgtgtaaaagttgtaaatCAATCAATTCAGACAATAGTAAAAATCAGCCAAAAGTGGACAAGACGTGCTGGATCAGctctcaccatcatcatcataacaGATCCCCACATCCTCTGGCATCGTATACATGATCTCTTCAGGATCTGCAGAAATGGCTTGAATGTGACttggggggagaagggaacattTCTCCTTCAGTTTCCCAATCAGctgtgagacagacacaaaaaTAAGAGACAGTTGTACGTGAGGACATTGCACAAGGACGCATCCCACTGCAAAGGAACACGTGTTGAGCTAATCCGAATTTGCAACTTACATCTGGAGCAACCAGACTTTCAAGTGCCTCAAACTGACACTGGGACAGGAGTATGGAGACATGGGAGAATGCCTGCAACAGCAGAAAAGAACATTGAAGATGACATTTGGAGAGGATCAAAACAGTTATAGTGTTTCTCTGTCAATCAATTTTCGTGTTCATGGTAATCGGCAAGTTCACAAAATCTGTCAGCACCACATACTAACCTACATCATTTAAGGCCAAATCACATTAATTCACATTCACTGCACCTATCTACACCCTCTGAACCATTCGCTAGGGAACGCCCCCTGCCCCTCTAGTTTTGCTACTGACCGCTTACTTTCGTTAGCTAGCACATTCACTAAAGCCTATTTGTATAGTTAATCGTCTAAAATTAAAGTTTTCACCTGCTTTGCTCCGTCCGTGAATTCTTCGATGCGAAATTCCTTATCAAAATATGCTCGAATCAAAAAGTAGTATATCCGGGTGCGGATCCACTTAAACGGGTTGGGGATATTAACCACAACAACCTTCTGTTTTGGAGTAAGTCCTCCTCGGTCAGAACTGTACGTTCGCACTGCGGAAACAACACCGACGTCTACTGTGGGTATCGGGCGTGTATTTTTTGACCGGGACAACACAACTCGCTCGGGTTTGAAGAGACGAAATAGTGTCGAAGGCGGCCTACTACAGTAACAACCTCTTAACATGGGTAGCGCCATCTTTTTCCTTCCATAGCATTTCTGTCCTTCTACCTGTATTGTCCGACTGGAAATACAGTGTGCAGAGCTTAGAAGTTCTTCATAAAGTACGATATAGGTAACTAAACACATTAAATTGCATTACATAGTTTGTAAATGTATCAGTAAATTCATAAATAGTTATAGCTAGGTTCATGTATCGTACAGATACATGCCTTTTCAACTTTGCTATTATGGGGAAGATAAGTAATGTAACACCTATCTACCCACATTTGCGAAGCTGCTCGCCTTAGCTACTAACCGAGTACCGACATTCATCATTTACGGCAAAAATGAAGTTATGGAAGTCCAAAAGAAAGTTCCTGTTCCTGTCTACTGTGACATGGATGAGGACGGTTTTGCGCGAGAGATATATCCGATGGTGAAGCGAGGACCAGCTGTGCTGAGAGGGGTGGGTCTCGGACCATGCCTGGAAAAGTGGACGGTCGAGTACCTTATACAGATAGGCGGAAACAGAGATGTGAAGGTTCATGTGTCCACTCTACCCTGGATGGACTTCCTCGGGAAAAACTTTGTATATAGGTGAGGAAAAGTATGTACAGACAATAATCGTCTTAggtctcagtttctctctctctctaaacctTGTTTTTTCCCCTCAGGACACTTCCATTTGATGAATTTGTCAAAAGGGCAGCTGAAACGAAGCACTCAGACTTTTTCCTCAGTGAGGTCAGTAAGACAAGGTTCAAGCTGGACCAAAGCAAACCTCACAATAATAATTAGGTAAAAAGTTGAACTAACAATAGGCCTTTTTGACATTAAGTCATTCATATTTCATGGTGGACATGATATTGTGACTAAATGTGTAATTTATTTGGAAGGATGAGTGGTATTTATCTACGTacactgggagaggatagtAGGAAGGTATCTTACTGATGCATCTGCTTTATGCCACCAATAAGGAGACAAATTAAAGTTCATGTTATTAAGAGTGAGGATAGTCCGAGAGCGATACTGCCCTGTCCTCTCCTAAACCCTCAGGATGTGGCTGACCTGCCCTCTCCTAAACCCTCAGGATGTGGCTGACCTGCCCTCTCCTAAACCCTCAGGATGTGGCTGACCTGCCCTCTCCTAAACCCTCAGGATGTGGCTGACCTGCCCTCTCCTAAACCCTCAGGATGTGGCTGACCTGCCCTCTCCTAAACCCTCAGGATGTGGCTGACCTGCCCTCTCCTAAACCCTCAGGATGTGGCTGACCTGCCCTCTCCTAAACCCTCAGGATGTGGCTGACCTGCCCTCTCCTAAACCCTCAGGATGTGGCTGACCTGCCCTCTCCTAAACCCTCAGGATGTGGCTGACCTGCCCTCTCCTAAACCCTCAGGATGTGGCTGACCTGCCCTCTCCTAAACCCTCAGGATGTGGCTGACCTGTCCTCTCCTAAACCCTCAGGATGTGGCTGACCTGCCCTCTCCTAAACCCTCAGGATGTGGCTGACCTGTCCTCTCCTAAACCCTCAGGATGTGGCTGACCTGTCCTCTCCTAAACCCTCAGGATGTGGCTGACCTGCCCTCTCCTAAACCCTCAGGATGTGGCTGACCTGCCCTCTCCTAAACCCTCAGGATGTGGCTGACCTGCCCTCTCCTAAACCCTCAGGATGTGGCTGACCTGCCCTCTCCTAAACCCTCAGGATGTGGCTGACCTGTCCTCTCCTAAACCCTCAGGATGTGGCTGACCTGTCCTCTCCTAAACCCTCAGGATGTGGCTGACCTGTCCTCTCCTAAACCCTCAGGATGTGGCTGACCTGTCCTCTCCTAAACCCTCAGGATGTGGCTGACCTGTCCTCTCCTAAACCCTCAGGATGTGGCTGACCTGTCCTCTCCTAAACCCTCAGGATGTGGCTGACCTGTCCTCTCCTAAACCCTCAGGATGTGGCTGACCTGTCCTCTCCTAAACCCTCAGGATGTGGCTGACCTGCCCTCTCCTAAACCCTCAGGATGTGGCTGACCTGTCCTCTCCTAAACCCTCAGGATGTGGCTGACCTGCCCTCTCCTAAACCCTCAGGATGTGGCTGACCTGCCCTCTCCTAAACCCTCAGGATGTGGCTGACCTGTCCTCTCCTAAACCCTCAGGATGTGGCTGACCTGTCCTCTCCTAAACCCTCAGGATGTGGCTGACCTGGGTAAACAGTTCCCTTCCCTGGCACAGGACTTCCACATTCCCCAGGTCTTCCAACCCGACCAGTTCTTCTCCAGTGTTTTCCGCATCAGCTCTCCTGGCTTGCAGTTTTGGACACACTATGATGTGAGCACCGGTTAAATCACATTGAAGAGGGTGACGTAAGCAACGCTTCATCCCTGgggccattttgtattgcaggGTATCAATGTGtttatgggagtcaggtggctgaacggttagggagtcgggctagtaatctgaaggttgccagttcgattcccggccgtgtcaaaaaAAGACGACATGTCCTTGGGCTTCACTTCACACTACTTGCGTACACTTCAAACCTCCCTCCATAGAACTACAATGttaacaacaaacacaaatcaaCATTGGTAGTTAAATATTAATAATTGTCTCCTGAAGCCTTGTGGTTCCACAACACGCTGGCCTTGAGTTCGGAGTGGGTGTCAACGTGTTCTGGCACCACTGGCCAGCGGAGAGCTACGACAGGAAAGACCCGCATGGGAACAGAGACCCGGAGCCTGCTAGGCGGGCCCTGCAGGTGGAGAGAGCTCCGAGCGCCCTGGACCAGCTGCCTCCAGACCAGCGGGACTTCTACGGCCGGCGCATCCAGCATACTCAGCCCCACCTGCAATGGAGAACACAGACCCCTGACAGACTGGATGTTGGGATGGGCCCCTCACAGATCCAGACTGGTGCAGCAGCTAGCTTCAGGGATATCTGGAGCTGCAGAAGCCCTGGATTTCTAGTTCAGAAGTGGAAATGTTTTCCTGCTCGACAGAAACGATCACAGAAACTCCTGTACTGTGTTACTGCTCATGCAGGCGTTTTACGTTGCCCAACGCTTCTTTAAATGGTTGAGACAACCAACCCCGTACATCATTTTACCTGAGGAAAACTGATTTGAAAGCaaatttaaaacaaatatacTTGGGCAAGGACTTCTCACAGAACTGGAAGCACCGTAGTAAAATTCACCTACAGTATGCACAGCATGGTTGGACATTTTATTGCACAAAGATTACATTTCCTTAAGTCTCCTTACAAACATTTTAAAGCTTTGTAAACAGTGAAGCTTCATCTCCccagtgtgtgcgtatgtgtcctTATCACTAGCATTGGCAGTCAACTTCAGCAGCATGTCTTATTTACCAAGCGGATGTTGAAAGGCCAAACAACGACTTTCTACACGAGGCTAGACGAAGACAAGACCTATTGTTGATGTTTGATGACGTGGCTTAGCAGGGGCCAACCTTACAACCCGTACATTCAACTAGAAAGTTGTCTTGTTACATTAATAAACTAATGAGAATCATTTTGCAAACAAAAACGATCCAACGCTATGTTTCTGGAGTTGAATACATCTGAAAACAAAAGCCTGCAGTGTATCATAAGTGAGAAGCTATGAGTTATGCTTGTGTGATGATTCCAACATGTGGACTGTAGTGAGGAGTACAGGCAGGACAGGTCTATAGCCTCTCCCCATGATCTATCAGCTACACTTACCCAAACAACCTGTAGACACGACAGTACAGGAAtagtagagaggggagagagacattcacacacatttctGATACTTTGGCTGAGGCTGGAGATGAGAAAGACGCAGGAGCAAAAacttaaaacaaacacaaaaaagtcTGGTATTTCCACAGCACACAAGTTTCTAGTTCAGTCCCTGGACACCTAAAGTCCTCTTTATTCCACGAACACGGATGCTGGGTGGACACAGGCGGCAGAACGTTCTGGACAGACGGTTTGGGGTTTTCTAGGCTACACCGGAGGGTTCTTGACAGGTCACGTAGCCCATCGAGCTAGCTGCGTTTCCCAGATCCCTTTAGTTCCAGGACAGCCAGAGGCCCCCACGACCAACAACTCTGCTGTGCAAAAACAGCCGTTGTGTCCAGGTATCCCAGATGCTCAAACAGTCTTCAGGTACGAGGCAGGGACGCCTCCTCCCCTTCATCATGGGGCTCAGACAGGGTGTCCTTACTAAACCTAGAAATACTACTCAATGAAAAAACGAACAGACAGGAACAGAGGGGAGATGGCACGTTGCATGGGTTCTACGTTGCGTGATCTGCGTTTCTGTGGTTACAATACTTCCATTTCTCAAGTGTCTTTGAGGAGGTTGCAAGGCGAATGGTGAGTGTGTCgggggtgaggctgtgtggtcaATCAGAGCCAGAGAGGAGTCTGGGGGTGGAGTTTGTCTCCTTGGTGATCACTATGGAGTTGTTGCCGTGGTGCGATTGGCTTTCATCTTGTCCAGCCGTTTGTTTAGGTGGCTGTTGTTCGATTGTAGTTCGTCTACCTTGTCCAGGGCTGTCCGCAACTGTGGGTAGAGGAAATGGAGGATGAAAAACTGGATATTTCAGATAATAAATGTCTCTGCTGTAAAGAAAGCATGCAGTTTGAGGATCTGTGATGGATCTAGATATGGTGTTGTAACAGACAGGGTGGGAGTGGTACTGAACCTCTCTTTGCAGCTTGCGTTTCTCCGCCTTCAGCTCATCCTCCACCTTCTCTGAGTTCTCTGACGCACTCTTATAGCGTATGACTTGGCCTTCAAGTCTCGTAACCTGCCGTAGAGCCAAGTGAAAAGTCTGACTAGAAACTCACAATTGTATCAAGTCACATTGTTAAAAATACTGTCTTCACTTACATTCTGCTCCGAAGCAGTAACTTCTTGCTCCACCTTGGCAAGTTTAAACTTCAGATCACTAATTTGTCTGATGGCATCTCCTGTATAAAGAAAACGATATCAGATCCCCATAGAACGAGTGTTAGGACTCACGACCGCACGCTGCGTTAGAAAGACAGGCGAGGAACACTCACTCTGCAGTTCTAGAAGGTTGACATCTGTGCCGTTCTCCTGAAGGTCTCCGTCTGGGCTGGAGCTGTCCTCCGGGCCATTCTTcggcctcttctgctccaccTGAGCCTTCAGCTTCTTCACCTGTCAAACACCACACCTGTCAGTTCACAGCACTCTACGGCTGCACAGACTGCATTTAGGAGAGACATATCTTggattgtgacaggaaaggctTTGAGGGAAGGATGACATGCTGAGGAGAAGACAAGACcaaggctggatttgaacccaagAAGCTTTGTCTGGTAACCTACCAGGGTGTCCCACAAAATGAATGGGCACTTTGGCTACTGATGCACGGTATGTAAATCCATTTTTGGGACAATGGTGGGGTGCCTGACTCACCTGTCCTATCAAGTTCTCACGCTCATCCACCAATTTCCTCAGACGTATTTCTGAAAGAAAAAGCATTCCaatgtacaataaaaaaaataatatttttgcaTGTTTATAGgtttttaaaaacatgtttgaGATCACATTATTCCACAACACTCATTTGGCAACAATATCATGACTTTAAAAACCGATGTTGACATACCAGGGTTGGGAGGGgccgggtggaggagggggggtcagggagagcAGCATGCATGCGATGGAGCAGGTGCCCattgggagaggtggggagtgaAGGAGGTGATGGCATGCACACACTGTGGAGGACCACTAGGGGGAAACACTGAGCGTAATCTACATGCATGGAGGAGGAAATTGTATGgattgtgttgtatgtgtggttATTATGTCAAGTGATCATACTGCTTAGGGTTCCCTTGGTTTTAAAAGCTGCTACAATTATTTTGTTCAAGTCAATACATGTAATTACATCAAAAGTTAATTCAATGGAACATTTATACTATACATATTTATGGACTAGTCTTAAAATAGAATTGAATAGTTGCACTGCCCATTTAGAACCTGATATTTATTTAGTTGCATCAAACAGaatcaaaaacaaatacaacaaTTAGACAAATCCAACACATACATAATTGGCTGAAGTGAATTTCCTGTGACGTTTTCCCCCCAATGCGATGAGGAAGGATTACTGTTCATAAAAAGCCTAATTGCTATATTCTGACAACACTGGATTACAATAGAACTTCTCAGTATACAATCACCTGCTTCCTTTGACAACTGGAACTGTGTGGTCAGCAACACAAGATTTTAGACTTGTTGGCGATTTATCTAATACTTCTACCTAGATGTTATACACAACCATTTGTTCCAAAAAGTCAATTAGTTACGTGTTGTAAGAGTATGAAGTAAAAATGGTGCAATATGTACTGATGCATGATAAATATGGTAGCTAATTTGCTAACTAATTccacaaaataaatacagcatgTTCTTTGAAGCAACCAGTACAATGTCATCTTAGTATCCATGACATAACTTTTACAGACAAGTATTTACAGATTAACTGTCTCAAAAAGTCTGAAAATAATTCAAATCGTCCGGCCTATGACCTTACAATCACTTCGAAGTGGTTCTGACCTCTATTATTGTTTTCGTTTGAAGCCCAAACCGGAATTACATGTATATTAAAAAAAGGGTATGTATCTGGGTCCTGACTAGGACATCTTACAGTCCTCTTTCCCCTTGCCCTTCCCCttcttgctgctgctgctgctgcttttaGATCCTTTCCTAGAACGCTCATAGTTCTGTACTACTGGCTCCCCTGTGTTCTGGCAACCTAACCTCTCAGCCTGCAGCCCATCATCGATAGCTTCCACTCCTTCCTCCACCACAACAGTATGCTCATCATTCTGCACCCCTCCACTTTGGGCACCGTCCTGTTGTTCGATGATcaatcctgctctctcctctggaaTGCTCCCCTGTTCATTCACCTCTCTCACTTGTTCTGGGAAAGCCGCTAGCTGTTCCTGGTTCTCTACCTCTGGGCTATGGGCTTCTTGCTTTGGGCTTGGGCATTCTTCTGGCCCACTGGCTTCCTGCTCCTTCACTACAGTATCTCTCTGTCCTGTTGACTGGTCCTCAGGCTCCCCTTCGTTGTGTCTCAGACAAGAGTCAGGATTTTCCTGACTTAGAAGCTGTGgccttgtgtctgtgtctgactcTTGACTAACAGCTTTACTTTGGCTTTGCTCCATGTTACAACTGTCAACCTCCTCTGACACGACCACCTGCTCCGTGTGTACGTTTGTTTGGTGAGTTTCAGATTTGTCGTCTGCCGAAATTTCAAAATCCAAGTCGTCGAAGTCAAATGATTGCCCTTTCgtattctcctcctcctcttcctcgctctcCAGCTTGGGTGGAACAATCAGCTTGTCGTCTTCTCTCACGTCCTTCCTGGAATCCTCTCGGTTTTCGCTCGAGGATAAACCAGAACGTGTCTCATCCTTCTCGTCATTGGCGCTTGGAGTGGCAGAACCCTCCCTCATGTCTGAGCTGCTGTCTGTGGTGGCGTGTTCTCCGGCAGCCACACACATCTCCTCCCGTAGCTGGGGGTCCAACACCACACCAGATACATCCCCCCATACCTCAGACTCACTCACGGTCTCATTAAGGCAGCTGCCATCGAGAGATGTGTTGTTATCTGAGTTGtggtcctcctctgcctctgcttGGACTGTGAGGTCACGTTCGGGGGCATTTTCAGACTCCCTGTCGCTTCCGTCTGGTTCCTCATGGGGTAGCCTCTCCAAGTCCAGTGTTGCTTTAGCACTGAAATGGTCTGGGCTAACGAGATCATCCACATCACTTGAGGCTTCCAGCGTTATCTGATCCAGCTCTGGTCTGAGTTTAGGAGATGTCTGACAGTCAGTTGCTGGTTCCTCTTCGACAGTTTGAAACATCGTCTCTGTGGGGTCAGCATCGGAGACCCTCAAAACATTGTCTTCTTTGACACCTGCTGAAACAGCATCTGCGGACGGCTGAATGTCCAACTGACATCTGGAGTCAGTGGACGTCTCTGGGTCATTTACGACTTCATCACGGTTGCTTGTGTGTTCGGACTTCTCTCTATGGATGTCAGTTTCGATTGGGGACTCAAATTCAACCTCCTTGTTTTCAGTATTGGCAGTGATCAACTCACATTTGTCTCCGAGAGCACCGATACTGTCTAGGTGTTTTGACTCATTTGCTTCGTTCACAACCTGAGATGTGGATTCTGATTGTTCTATTAAAATATCAGTGGTTGCTGGCAATGCTGTCTGGATTATAATATCTTCCTGGTTGGTTGTGAATTCTGGTTCCACTTTAGGATCCGTGTTTGGTGTGCACTCGGCAACACAACTCGTAGTAGAAGTACTGCAGTTTGACTTTGATGCCTTAGTTCCTGCATCCGGGTTCTCTGGGTCCAGTGTGGGATGTTGCGTGGCTTCTAAAACAGTTTTCTGACCGTTTTCTTGGTTAATCTGAGATTCATTTGGAATTACAGTGGAAGTCTGTTGGAGTTCAACCACCACAGACGGCTTCTCTCTGCTACCCGCGTCTTCGTTCTCTTTCCCGTTCTTTCCGCCGGTCTTGGCGTCGCCCCCTGGCTTTTCATCGTTCTGAGACTCTCCCCTTTtcttcttgttcttcttctttttcttcttcttcctgcctgAGGCGTTCCCGCCCTGGGGTTGAGCCTGACTGGAGGTCACGTCTGGTTCCTCCGGGACATCCACCTCTGctgtctccacctcctctggaGACCCAGCGTCTGATTGGACCTGCCTCTGATGCGATCCATCAAGGTTATTTCCTGGATTGTTTGATGCTTTTATGTTTGTTTTGTCCTCAACTGCAGGGGGCTTCTCTGAGGAGGTTTCTGTTGAACCGTTAACACTTTTGCTCACTGGCTGACTCTCTAAATAATGCACTTTGACCTTCTTAGGGTCATCTTCCCCATCACTCCCCTTAATCTCCCCTGCGTCACCCCTCTCTACGCCTGCGAGTCTGTGTTCTGTTTCCTGTACTTCTACACTGTGCTCAGGATCTGTCAAAATCACCTGTTCCTCAATGGAGCCAGCCCTTTTCACATTGGCAACTGCAAAATCATTACGACCGTCTTTGTTGAGGTCGTCTGCATCTTCACAATCTCTTGAGAGTAAACCTTGCTGTTTCTCTACGGTTGTTTCAGTCCTGGGATCGGCTCCCAGGTCCCGGGGGTCAGAGGGCGTCagaacctcctcttcctccccctcctcctccttctgcgtCTCTTCTCGCTGTCTGGACCCTGGTGGATCCACCTCCTTATCTCCTCTACCTGCCAACTGCATCTCCCGTGCTTTCCCTGGGAGTGGTAGAGGCCAAAGGGTAAGGGCTGGTGTGGGATCGCAGGTATCTTTCATGTTTATTGTCATAAGAAGCTTGGCCATCATAGCGCGAAAGCATATTAAAATGACTTGATTGGCTGGTAAGAGGGGCAAGAGAAAATAGAGGAGGATAGCACCAGAAAAAAGATCTTGATCCCAGAAGAATCACCAGGAGAGCACAGAAGATCCTGCGAGCGAGCTGCCACCTTTAACCTCATGACGTGTTCAGCATTGCCATAAGACAAAGAGAAGTTCAAGACAAATCACAGGTAACTGAGATCAAAAATGATTGAATTATTGTTATCTGAATGAATCATGAACGAGGCTGAAACCTTGCCTGGAGCACTACTTGCAGTATTTAAGTGCAAAGGATGTGAAATAACATGATAATTACCTGAACTCTGACAACAATATCAACCACAGGAACGGGCTTTAAAATGCACAACTAAAATCCCCACACTTCAGGAATCACCATCTCCAGTATGTGACGTGTATTAAACCATGACTGAGTGACGGGTGGATCGGTTTGACGGGGAGCAAGTGAGGATGAACACAAGCAGTGAGAGTGTTAGTAGCAGAGTGAAATGCCAAGATGCAGGCATGCACAGCTGCAGGCATGCACAGCTGCAGAGGTGATTCCGACAGGCAGTTGTGGCGTTGGGAGGGGGCTTACCCAGCACGCTGTTCCCCTccgagggggtgtgggggtccTGGGCCAGACGAGAGGCTGGGTCTACACCCAGCGAGCCCTCGCTCGCTGACTCCACACTCTCTCCATTGGTGGTCAGGTCGGGTCCCAGCACAATCCCATGtttctaagacacacacacacattgtgatgACAGCCTTCTAGATCCTTCTATGGTAAACAGAGCCGACGTTAAAACGACTGTGGATCAAGAGGTCAAGGGGGCTCTACTCCCCTGCGTGTCGCCGTGGAGACAAGGGCCCTGCTGAATGGACTCATTACAACTCTGAACAGGCGAAACATTGGTGAAGATGACGATTTCTACGGCGCACACCACCACACTGCTAGGCTTCGCTAGGTTAGGCTTCGCTAGGCTAGGCTTTGCTAGGCTACCTCAGTACCTTTAGAATGTCCTTCAGCTGGACCACCTCATCCCTGAGCTCATCTCGCTCGTTTCGGATCGCGTCTGAATATTCCTTCTGCCTCTCTAGGGCCTGAACGGCGCCCCCc from Hypomesus transpacificus isolate Combined female chromosome 23, fHypTra1, whole genome shotgun sequence encodes:
- the maip1 gene encoding m-AAA protease-interacting protein 1, mitochondrial, with protein sequence MCLVTYIVLYEELLSSAHCISSRTIQVEGQKCYGRKKMALPMLRGCYCSRPPSTLFRLFKPERVVLSRSKNTRPIPTVDVGVVSAVRTYSSDRGGLTPKQKVVVVNIPNPFKWIRTRIYYFLIRAYFDKEFRIEEFTDGAKQAFSHVSILLSQCQFEALESLVAPDLIGKLKEKCSLLPPSHIQAISADPEEIMYTMPEDVGICYDDDGRKFVIILMRFWYLTSAELADDTMEGARIFQISAGEGDAKAKRLLTANYEFQREFTKGVAPDWIITRIEHSRLLD
- the tyw5 gene encoding LOW QUALITY PROTEIN: tRNA wybutosine-synthesizing protein 5 (The sequence of the model RefSeq protein was modified relative to this genomic sequence to represent the inferred CDS: inserted 1 base in 1 codon) gives rise to the protein MEVQKKVPVPVYCDMDEDGFAREIYPMVKRGPAVLRGVGLGPCLEKWTVEYLIQIGGNRDVKVHVSTLPWMDFLGKNFVYRTLPFDEFVKRAAETKHSDFFLSEVSKTSGIYLRTLGEDSRKDVADLGKQFPSLAQDFHIPQVFQPDQFFSSVFRISSPGLQFWTHYDVSTALWFHNTLAXEFGVGVNVFWHHWPAESYDRKDPHGNRDPEPARRALQVERAPSALDQLPPDQRDFYGRRIQHTQPHLQWRTQTPDRLDVGMGPSQIQTGAAASFRDIWSCRSPGFLVQKWKCFPARQKRSQKLLYCVTAHAGVLRCPTLL